The Microcoleus sp. bin38.metabat.b11b12b14.051 region AGTTAATTGTACCCATTTTTGAGCAGAGAGATTGTCAAATGGTTTACCGAATACGGGTTCTGATGCCCATAATACAATCATTTGAAGTTTGTTGCCAATACAGGTTAGTTCAGTGTTGTTGCCTTGATAGATTAAGCCTTCTTTGCGATTGAATCTGTACTTTACTCGTTTCATTTCCTGACTATTTGCAATTAGTTTTATTGTTGATGCGGTTCTATTCAGCCTTACCGCAGATTGGCGATTCAGAAACTTACTACAGACTCAAAGCGTTCGCCTCGATTTAAAGCTAATCTTTTACATAAACTGCCAAACTAGCAACTTTATGCTCAGTTGCTCGAATTGCTATTTGCTTTTGCTTCTGAAGATTCTGTAGGTAAGGAGAGCAAGATAGCTCTTTTTGTTTTGCTTCTGCTTCTTGGATTAACTGAGATAATTCTGCAATGTAGTCAGCGATTCCAGCAATTTCGCGAGAGTTCGATCGAATCAGCTTTTCAGTTTCTCGATCGATATCTTCACTTAATCTTTTAACTGTCAAATGCTTGGTATCGACTTTAGTTCTAAACTGTATCACTATTTTAGCGTTTAAGTCAGCAAAAACTATATTTTTGTTGGCTTTCTCGGACGCCAAAACTTCAAAAGCTTCTACGATCGCATCAGGTTCGATCGCTTCTGCTTCAAGCTTTAGTAAATCAATTTGCTTGCGAATTTCTGCTAGTCTTTGTAGGTGTTTCATGGTATAGTTGAAGTTACGAGTGACGAGTAAAAAATGCTTGCACAGCGGTTTTGCTTGATTCCGCTGTGCTTTTTGTTTTGCTAGAACACAAGTTCTTTAGTTTGCGATTTAGAATATTCTGGGTCTCCAGCAAATGGGTCTTCACCACATGGATCGTACTCTCGGCATTCTAAATCCATCAAGCAGTCATGAATGTGGCGATCGAAATGCTTGTCATTTTCACGAATAAAGTATTCTGGGTCAGCTTCGACCGACTCTAAATGATGAAGCAACCAATCAAGAAAAGCGACTTTAACTTGTTCGGGTTCCAGACAAGAACAGGAACAAACATCAAGCGCTTGTAATTTGGTGACGATCGCATCAATGTTGATATCAGCTTTGTTTGCTGCTTCTAGAGTTGATTCTTGAGTTGCTGTGAGTTTCATAATCAAAAAAACTAAACATCACCACATCAAAGCGAAGCATCGACTTCGCTCAGCTACCGCACTACTTTGATGTGGTGATATCATTTATTCCTCTTCTTTCGTCTGAGCTAGAGAATTCAGCAAGTAAAGAAGGCTACCAGCGCCCACAGATGTGTAAGTGGTTGGTAGATAGCCTGAGCGAATTATCACATAACTTTCAGTTCCTTCAATTCGATCGCAGCTTATGATGTCACCACGTTTGACCGCAGCAACAGCCAGCTTGTTGATTCGACCGTGGAGATGAGCAGTCACTTTTTTCTTCATTTTTTTGTTGGTTGGTTTGGTTGACAATTGAAATCTCAAACTACCGCAAAATCAAAACTTAGCTGTTGCGGTGGTTTGGTAATCCATAGAATCTTGTCGAGTGGATTAAATCGGTAAACTAGAAGATTATTTGCGATCGCCAAATCAATAGCATCGCCGGGTCCACCGCGATCGGTTTGGCGATCTGAATCCCAATGAGTTCCCGTGTAAATGCTAAGGCAAATGTCAGATTTACGTACCATCTGACGCACAGCTAGCGCTCTGGAGCCGTGGAATCCTTGTGGATAGAGAATCATTGTTTCTGCTGCTTGTTCGAGTTGTTTGCGAAACCGTGACCGTTGACGAGGCTTCCAAGTTCGATCGATGTTGGGATGTGGCAACACAGCAGTCCAACTTATCCGTCGGGCAATTAGGATGTCGGCAACCACCTGGTCAAAGCCAAGTGTTAATCCGCAGAGGAAATGACGAGTGTTTTGTTCGATCGCCACGTCAATCAAACCCTCAATTTGTCGGCGGTAGTTTCTATCAATCCAGTAGTTACCAGTGAAAAAAGCAGTGATTCGTCTAGGCATACAAAAAAGCCCCTGGACATCCAGAGGCGATAAGTGATTGAGATTAAGTTGGTGGCTAAGCGAAAAGATTTAGTTGATGTGAGGGTTCATGGATTGAAAATTTACTGGTTTGAGGATTGTACTGATAAATCAGTTTTTGGCGAGCCATGCGAACAGTTAGCGCTGTGCCACCAGTTTTGCTGTTGTCGTAGATTGCCAGACATAAATCTGAGTGCTTTACCATGTACAAATTACGCGCCTGCATTACACCATCTTTGTATTCGGGATAAAGTACGATTTTCTTGTTTGCCTGGGCTACAAGTCCCTCATATCGCTTCTGTTGATGGAGCGGCCACCGCTTGTGTTGATCAGCACAGGGAATCACGGCTGTCCAGGCGAGGGCGCGATCGACTAAGCATTCAGCCGCCAACATATCAGTTCCTACTGCCATGCCGGACAAAAAGTGGGAAACTCCTTGATTTAGTGCCATGTCAATCAACGAGTTGATTTCAGATTTGTAGAAAACGGTGATGTATCTGTGTCCGGTAAAGAAAGCTGTGTGATATTCCATATATTCAGGTTCTTGGTTGATTTCTCGATCGCACGCGACCATATAGTCGTGCAGTTCTAGTTTTGGTGAGTACATGGCAAGGAAAGTAACTACACCACTCCCAAGCGAAGCATCGACTTCGCTCAGCTACCGCATTATTTTGAATACAGTGACTTTCTGGGCAGTAAAAAAGCACAGCAATTTGCTTGATTGTGCTGTGCTTTTCATTGGTGATAAGTGGTTGGCGTTTTCGATAGCGCTAGTATCAAGCAGCCAACAAATCAGTTATTTTTGGTTGCCATCGCAGATGAAATATGGTTTTGCCGTGACCGCGGGCTGTGTCCGTGATAATTTTGCCGTAAAGTTTTCCTGAGTCTGTCAGATGCCAGCTTTTCTTATCGCCTGTAATTGCTTGAACTTGAAAGCCTCGATCGACCAATAACTTATTTACTGCGATCGCACTCAACGGTTTTTCTAGTCCTTGGTGTTCGGCAAGCAATTTGCCTATTTCTGTGGGGGATAGCAGAGGTTCTGGGATGTCGGCGGTGGCAGCCAGTAACTTTTTGCCATCCTCATAGACGGCTGCCTTATCTGGGTCGTACTTGGCGTATTGGCTTAACATCCAGGATGATGCGATCGGCGGTTCGATACCGGCTTCCAGAAGTAGAGTTTTGCAGAGTGCGATCGCCTGTGTAGGAACTTCAGGGCTTAAATTATGGTGGAGAAGAGCAGAAGTATTTTCCGTGGCGGTGTAGCCGCCAGTTTTGCGGATAGATGGAAGTACCTCCGACGTAACCCACTTGCGGAATGGCTTAGCCTCTGGTTTGCTCGATCGCAAAATTAATGCGAACATCCCGGACTCCGAAACTATTGCTGTGGTGGGGTTCCCGGAGGTTCCATCATTTAAAATGATGGTATTAATTTCATCTTCATCTAAACGAGCCAGCGTCTGTCCCACATTGCTCAACCCTATTGCCTCGCATAAATCCTTAGCCACAAACCAAGGTTCGCCCTCGATCGCAATTACTCGAACTTGTTGAGTATTGAAATTAAACTGTGCTAAATTATTCACGGTGGTTCCTCTAATTACGTGTTAGTTGATTCACAAGTCGTCACCCTTCAAGGATGCAACCTTGAAAGGTGGCGCATTTTGTAGGCAACTAAATTATACCAAACCAGCGATTTGCTGTTAATATATCTTGCTGGGTTTTTCAACATTAATTTACTGCATTGCTTAGCTGTTGTTAGTAGCAAAATCAAATGTTTTGCTACTGAAAACAAAGCAAAATATTTTGCTTTTAGTTTTGCTGTTACTATCAAATTTGATGTTTATTAAAAAAAAACCGTTAACTCCCAAGGGGGAATTAACGGTTTTTTCTCATTTATTCGCTAGATAAGTAAGAAATCGTTTCAACAACTTTGCATTTTCTCTATCATAGGCAGATAAAGTCCACAGAGTGATGTCGTGATTCTTACTTTTCTCCGCGATCGAAGATAACTTTTGAAGGATGTAATATCCTTCAGCTACTCGCAGATTTCGATCGGCAGAAAACTCAAAATTAACTAAATGCCACAAATATTGTCGAAGGTCTGCTGCATTCATATCAACGTTGATATTATGCAAACCTTTCGATGCTTTGTGGCACCACGAAGATAAAGCAAATTCTTTTCCGGCATAGCCTACGACGTAGTTGCTAGCTAGAAACTCTGCCTGTTCTTCTTTTGTCATGCGAACTTTGGTTCGATCGACAAAATGAAAGAAAACGCGGTCTCGGCTGTTAACATCAAAGACATCGGAGGATTCTTTGATGTTCCGAATTAGAATAGTCATGATCGTTATGCTGAAACAACGCCACTCCATGCCGAAGGCTTAACTTTCGATATAATGCAGAGACTTTGAATAGTTTTTTGGCATTGAAGCAAAGTTCTGGATACGTAATCTTTGACTCACAATG contains the following coding sequences:
- a CDS encoding Bro-N domain-containing protein codes for the protein MNNLAQFNFNTQQVRVIAIEGEPWFVAKDLCEAIGLSNVGQTLARLDEDEINTIILNDGTSGNPTTAIVSESGMFALILRSSKPEAKPFRKWVTSEVLPSIRKTGGYTATENTSALLHHNLSPEVPTQAIALCKTLLLEAGIEPPIASSWMLSQYAKYDPDKAAVYEDGKKLLAATADIPEPLLSPTEIGKLLAEHQGLEKPLSAIAVNKLLVDRGFQVQAITGDKKSWHLTDSGKLYGKIITDTARGHGKTIFHLRWQPKITDLLAA
- a CDS encoding SLOG family protein, yielding MYSPKLELHDYMVACDREINQEPEYMEYHTAFFTGHRYITVFYKSEINSLIDMALNQGVSHFLSGMAVGTDMLAAECLVDRALAWTAVIPCADQHKRWPLHQQKRYEGLVAQANKKIVLYPEYKDGVMQARNLYMVKHSDLCLAIYDNSKTGGTALTVRMARQKLIYQYNPQTSKFSIHEPSHQLNLFA